From Miscanthus floridulus cultivar M001 chromosome 15, ASM1932011v1, whole genome shotgun sequence, the proteins below share one genomic window:
- the LOC136508484 gene encoding putative FBD-associated F-box protein At1g61330 isoform X1, translating into MSQQRQPDRRCRQDEAHNGLINSQSKRNGSPCQRDDDSQDAETQICLGASLPEDVWCHIHSLMSMRAAARAACVSRAFLHSWRRHPNLTFNNRTLGLDRNTYGANESGRGFSSKVDHILKKHSGIGVKKLKIHMPLDYKLKDSCYPDSWLQFAVTLGIEELELALPVKAKYNFPYSFFCNGSGDSIRYLLLADCSFHPTSEVGSLRSLTRLHLCAVSITEDEIGCFISNCYALEQLEIRYCDWIVCLRVPCMLQRLSYLEVLGCSKLRVIDNKAPNISSFYFGGNPKVQLSLGETLKMKNLYMSFSGAIRYVCFELPSHMPNLETVTIYSSREMVDTPMLHSKYLHLKNLSIALNAAASYDYLSLVSFFDACPSLETFVLDASHWKTEHVSIFTYPSDLRRMQEQHHHRIKNVKILNFSSAKSLVELACHVVEHMTSLECLTLETYQSTFRCHVPNHKCIKCSPLAIDILREAKRALMAIRTYIEPKVPSTVELHVVEPCSRCHAVELELPSLG; encoded by the exons ATGTCCCAGCAGCGGCAGCCGGACCGCCGGTGTCGGCAAGATGAAGCGCACA ATGGCTTGATTAATTCACAGTCTAAAAGAAACGGCTCACCCTGCCAGCGAGATGATGATTCTCAGGATGCTGAAACACAGATATGTTTAGGAGCAAGCCTTCCGGAG GATGTCTGGTGTCATATACACTCCCTGATGTCAATGAGAGCCGCTGCCAGAGCTGCCTGTGTGTCTCGTGCTTTTCTACATTCCTGGAGAAGGCATCCCAACCTCACTTTCAATAATAGAACATTGGGATTAGATAGAAACACATATGGGGCTAATGAAAGTGGCAGAGGTTTCTCTAGCAAAGTCGACCACATTCTGAAAAAACACTCAGGCATTGGTGTGAAGAAACTCAAGATTCACATGCCTCTAGATTACAAACTGAAGGACTCTTGTTATCCTGACAGTTGGCTTCAGTTTGCTGTTACACTAGGAATTGAAGAACTTGAACTAGCATTGCCAGTTAAGGCAAAGTACAACTTCCCATACTCATTTTTTTGTAATGGGAGTGGAGACTCAATACGATATCTTCTCCTTGCAGATTGTTCCTTCCATCCCACATCTGAAGTTGGTTCCTTAAGAAGCCTGACCAGACTACATCTTTGCGCTGTCTCTATTACAGAGGATGAGATAGGGTGCTTTATTTCCAATTGTTATGCTTTAGAGCAGCTGGAAATCAGGTATTGTGATTGGATAGTTTGCTTGAGGGTGCCTTGTATGCTGCAGCGGCTTAGCTACCTAGAGGTCCTTGGTTGCAGCAAGCTGCGAGTGATAGACAACAAAGCTCCAAATATATCTAGTTTTTACTTCGGTGGAAATCCCAAGGTACAACTGTCACTTGGGGAAACATTGAAAATGAAGAACCTATACATGTCCTTCTCGGGCGCAATTCGTTATGTTTGTTTTGAACTTCCATCCCACATGCCAAACCTTGAAACTGTTACCATATATTCGTCCAGGGAG ATGGTTGATACACCAATGCTGCATAGCAAGTATTTACACCTTAAGAACCTAAGTATTGCTCTCAACGCAGCAGCCTCCTATGATTATCTTTCTCTGGTTTCCTTTTTTGATGCTTGTCCCTCCTTGGAGACTTTTGTCTTGGAT gCCTCACACTGGAAGACGGAGCATGTCTCAATTTTCACATATCCATCAGATCTGAGGCGGATGCAAGAACAGCACCACCACAGGATCAAGAATGTGAAGATACTAAATTTCTCTTCTGCAAAGAGCCTGGTTGAGTTAGCATGCCATGTTGTTGAGCATATGACATCCCTTGAGTGCCTTACATTGGAGACATATCAGAGTACTTTTAGGTGTCATGTGCCCAACCATAAATGTATCAAGTGCTCCCCACTAGCCATTGATATTCTCAGGGAAGCTAAACGAGCACTCATGGCCATCAGGACATACATTGAGCCTAAAGTTCCCTCCACAGTAGAGTTACATGTTGTGGAGCCTTGCAGCCGATGCCATGCTGTTGAACTTGAGCTTCCAAGTTTAGGATAA
- the LOC136508484 gene encoding putative FBD-associated F-box protein At1g61330 isoform X2 gives MKRTRDDDSQDAETQICLGASLPEDVWCHIHSLMSMRAAARAACVSRAFLHSWRRHPNLTFNNRTLGLDRNTYGANESGRGFSSKVDHILKKHSGIGVKKLKIHMPLDYKLKDSCYPDSWLQFAVTLGIEELELALPVKAKYNFPYSFFCNGSGDSIRYLLLADCSFHPTSEVGSLRSLTRLHLCAVSITEDEIGCFISNCYALEQLEIRYCDWIVCLRVPCMLQRLSYLEVLGCSKLRVIDNKAPNISSFYFGGNPKVQLSLGETLKMKNLYMSFSGAIRYVCFELPSHMPNLETVTIYSSREMVDTPMLHSKYLHLKNLSIALNAAASYDYLSLVSFFDACPSLETFVLDASHWKTEHVSIFTYPSDLRRMQEQHHHRIKNVKILNFSSAKSLVELACHVVEHMTSLECLTLETYQSTFRCHVPNHKCIKCSPLAIDILREAKRALMAIRTYIEPKVPSTVELHVVEPCSRCHAVELELPSLG, from the exons ATGAAGCGCACA CGAGATGATGATTCTCAGGATGCTGAAACACAGATATGTTTAGGAGCAAGCCTTCCGGAG GATGTCTGGTGTCATATACACTCCCTGATGTCAATGAGAGCCGCTGCCAGAGCTGCCTGTGTGTCTCGTGCTTTTCTACATTCCTGGAGAAGGCATCCCAACCTCACTTTCAATAATAGAACATTGGGATTAGATAGAAACACATATGGGGCTAATGAAAGTGGCAGAGGTTTCTCTAGCAAAGTCGACCACATTCTGAAAAAACACTCAGGCATTGGTGTGAAGAAACTCAAGATTCACATGCCTCTAGATTACAAACTGAAGGACTCTTGTTATCCTGACAGTTGGCTTCAGTTTGCTGTTACACTAGGAATTGAAGAACTTGAACTAGCATTGCCAGTTAAGGCAAAGTACAACTTCCCATACTCATTTTTTTGTAATGGGAGTGGAGACTCAATACGATATCTTCTCCTTGCAGATTGTTCCTTCCATCCCACATCTGAAGTTGGTTCCTTAAGAAGCCTGACCAGACTACATCTTTGCGCTGTCTCTATTACAGAGGATGAGATAGGGTGCTTTATTTCCAATTGTTATGCTTTAGAGCAGCTGGAAATCAGGTATTGTGATTGGATAGTTTGCTTGAGGGTGCCTTGTATGCTGCAGCGGCTTAGCTACCTAGAGGTCCTTGGTTGCAGCAAGCTGCGAGTGATAGACAACAAAGCTCCAAATATATCTAGTTTTTACTTCGGTGGAAATCCCAAGGTACAACTGTCACTTGGGGAAACATTGAAAATGAAGAACCTATACATGTCCTTCTCGGGCGCAATTCGTTATGTTTGTTTTGAACTTCCATCCCACATGCCAAACCTTGAAACTGTTACCATATATTCGTCCAGGGAG ATGGTTGATACACCAATGCTGCATAGCAAGTATTTACACCTTAAGAACCTAAGTATTGCTCTCAACGCAGCAGCCTCCTATGATTATCTTTCTCTGGTTTCCTTTTTTGATGCTTGTCCCTCCTTGGAGACTTTTGTCTTGGAT gCCTCACACTGGAAGACGGAGCATGTCTCAATTTTCACATATCCATCAGATCTGAGGCGGATGCAAGAACAGCACCACCACAGGATCAAGAATGTGAAGATACTAAATTTCTCTTCTGCAAAGAGCCTGGTTGAGTTAGCATGCCATGTTGTTGAGCATATGACATCCCTTGAGTGCCTTACATTGGAGACATATCAGAGTACTTTTAGGTGTCATGTGCCCAACCATAAATGTATCAAGTGCTCCCCACTAGCCATTGATATTCTCAGGGAAGCTAAACGAGCACTCATGGCCATCAGGACATACATTGAGCCTAAAGTTCCCTCCACAGTAGAGTTACATGTTGTGGAGCCTTGCAGCCGATGCCATGCTGTTGAACTTGAGCTTCCAAGTTTAGGATAA